AAAATCAACTCTAATAATGCTGGTTACTAGCTTCATAGGACTTGAAGAGACGATGAGGATTTATAAAACGGCAGTTGATGAAAAGTATAGATTTTACTCATACGGCGACGGGATGTTGATAATATGAAAGATAAACCTATCGATATCATAAATAGAATGGAAATTTTTCTTAGCGCCATATACCAAGATGCGCAAGATACTAAAAATTCCATCATTTTTAGTTACGATCCAAGTTATCCAAGGCTTTTAAAATTTGATGCCACAAATCTCATAAAAACACTTGAAAATATTTGCAAATTTTTCCTTTACTCTACCGAATATGCAGACATTTACATTCTCTTTCAGCTTAAAAATTATAGTCCCAAATCTGTACATTTTGACATTAAAATAAAATCTAGCCATAGCGTAATGAGACCAAGTCATTACTATCTCAGCAAGATAAATGACTATCTAAAAAAAGCAAATGAATCTATGATCTCTCATAATGATGGAGAATTTTTAATATCTTTTAGCGCGGCACTAACAGGCGATAGAGCCATCCAAAGACAAATAAATATCAAAAATCAAACAAATACAAATATCTTAGTTGCTTGCGATGACGATGCTTTGTTTGATACCATTAGTGCTCAGATAAATTTTTTAGGTCTAAAAGTTATCGGCAAAAACGACCTTAGCAATCTAATGAGACACATAAAAGATTCTATTTTTACTCCATTTGTTATTTTTATTGATAGTAAAATTTTAAAAAATGAAGCGATGTTAGAGGATATACTTGAATTTAAAAATATTAAAAATTTTCGTATTGTAGCTATTTGTAAAAGCGATGAGTCGGCTAACGATCTGCCAAATCATGTCACAGTATTAAAGCAGCCCTTTAGCACAGATAGCTTTCAGCTAGCTTTTAAAAATTCTCTCGAGAAATAGACCGATTTTTACTTTTTAATTTATCCCAAGATATCTTTTTAAAATAATAGTGGCTGAAATGCTATCTAGCCTACCATCTCGTCTTGTATTGGTGTAAATTTCACTAGCTTCGCTGCTGCTAAAGGCCTCATCTTGATAGACAATATTTGCCTTTACATCAAGAAGTGAGACAAAATGCTCGATGCGTCTTCTCATCTCATCTTCACTACTACCGCCGATTGGCACGCCCACCACTAGCGTATCTGGGGCATATTCATTTACCTTTTGGCTCACATCTCTTGCGGCTTGATTTCTATTTTTTCTAAGCACTGGCTCAAGCGGAGTCACGATCTCGCCAAAACCAAAAGCAAGTCCTATTCGCTTTAACCCAACATCAATAGCCATAAATTTCTCTCTCATAGCAAACTCTTTACTCTTAGATTTGAAATTTCAACTAACCCTTCAAGCTCGTACTCATAGATGATATCGCCAAATTTTGCCAAAACTTCATCAAGACTTACGCCATTTTTACAAAATTTTAAGATCTCGTCACTAGTTTTTTCTTGCTCTTTAATCTCGCCAAAAAGCGAAGCAAATTTATGATAGTCATCGATAAGCTCGGCTTTTTTATTTGCAAGCAAAAAATTTGTCCCATCGCTTTCGCCCATACGCTGTGGCAGTACATAAACTGGAATTTTAAGCTCATTTGCAAGCCTTGCACTTTGCATAGAACCACTTTTAAGATCAGCTTGCGCGACGACTAAAGCTTCGCAAAGCCCCACAACTATGCGGTTTCGCTCCAAAAATCTATAAGCAAGTGGCGGCTCGCCTTCATCATACTCACTAAGTGCCAAGGCTTTGGTATAAATTTCATTTATTGCCACTTTATTTTGGCTTGGATAGATGGTGTCAAGTCCGCTCGCAAAAATGCCAATCGTTCGTGGCATAGCAGCTTTATGAGCCGCGATATCAACGCCGATTGCTCCACCACTTACCACACAGATATTTGCACTTTTTAGTGCTGTACAAAGTGCCGTAACGCACTCTTTTGTATAAACATTTGCCTTTCTTGAGCCAACAACCGCGATCTTTGGTAAGGATAAAAGCGAAGTATCTCCGATAAAATTTAGCTGTTTTGGTGGATTTTTTAGTCTATTTAGTGGCTCTGGGATAAAGTCAAGTCTCATAAAATATCTTTTAAATAAACCACATCAACATCTTTTAAAAGATTATTTTTGCTCTCTTTTATAACCGAGATCGTATTTTTCTTTGGATGTCCAATGGCGATCGCGTAGCCTCTTTTTTTAGCCAAATTTACAGCAGCCACAAGCTCACGTCTAACAGCACTAGCCGATGGATCGTCGTCTAAAAATATATCCCTTGAGATGTATGGCTGATTATGTTTTTTTGCAGCTCTTGCTACTGCGGTTTGGGCGATAGTTTTGCTATCAACAAAGACAAAGCCCTGCTCTATCAGCGCCCTATAAGCCTTATCCATAGCGTCAAAATCGCTTGTAAAGCGTGATCCTGTGTGGTTGTTTGTATATTTTGCACGCGGGAAGTCTTTGCGTATCTTTTTTATCTTTTCATGCATGCTCTCAAAGCTCTCATTGATCGTGAGAGTGCCTATTTCTGGGCTATCAAAGTGTTTTGCTTGCATCGGAAGATGTATCATATAAAACTCAAATGTTCTTGCGATATTTGGCGTGTCTGGATGAGTCTTTGTCGCTGGAAAAATAGACGGTGTGATTTTTAAGCCAAGCGACTTTATCATACTTGCATGTTCAAATGTCGCCACATCGTCTATTATGATAACGAGCTTTGCGCGCCCTTTTATGCTGGCATTTGGCGTAAAAGGTACCGCTTCAAAGCTATCTTTTTTTATATTTTTTTCTTCATATTTTGTTTTTTCTATCTTTTTGGTAGTTAAATTTTCAGCTTTTTTAGCTGGCTCGACTTTTATGTTCTCGTTTTTAAATTTCTCTTTTTTTTCTATTTCAGTACTTTTATTTTGATCGACTTTTACTTCAAAATTTTGAGGTTTTAACTCAGTTTTTTGTTCGATTTTTGAGCTATAAAATGGCTCTATCTTTTGTTCATTTTCTATTACACTAGGCTCTGTATTTTTATAACTTGCAAGTAAATTTTTAGTATCGTTTTGCTCTTTTTTTATCTCTTCTTTTTTGGCTTCACTCTTTACTTCAGCTATCTTCTTTTGCTCTTTTGGCTCAACTTTTGAATTTAAAGCAAGCTCACTTTTATGCTTAGGATCGGTAAAAATTTTACTTAAATTTTCATCTTCATCAAATTTTAGAGGGTATTTTCTCTTCTCGTATTCTTGTTTTTTCTCTTTACTAGCAACCTTTAGCTCAGCTTTTTTAGAAATTTGTTTCTCTATCTTTGGCTCATTTGCTTTGCTTATCTGTTCTGCACCATTATTTTTTATACTAAGAGCTACGCTAAGTGCTATTATCAAAATAGCCGCGATAATGCCGATACCAAGATAGGTTTTGTTATTAGAGCGACCTACGCTTTTTTTTGTAGGTCGCTTTTTTGTAGTCTTTTTTTCGCTCAAGGCTTAGTTTTTATTTTGATCTATAAGTTTGCCGTTAGTTATCCAAGGCATCATCGCGCGAAGTTTTTTGCCAGTTTGATTTAACAAACTTCTCTCAGCTATACCGCGTTCAGCGTTCATTCTAACATATCCTGCTTTTCTCTCTAGGATAAAGTCTTTTGCAAATTTGCCATTTTGAATCTCTTTTAAAACTTCTTTCATAGCTTTTCTGCTCTCTTCGCCAACTACTCTTACGCCGCTTACGTAATCGCCGTATTCAGCTGTGTTTGATATAGAGTAGCGCATATCAGCCATGCCACCTTGATACATTAGATCAACGATTAGTTTTAACTCATGCAAGCACTCAAAATACGCCATCTCAGGCTCATAACCAGCCTCTACAAGCGTATCAAAGCCAGCATTTACTAGTGCGCAAAGACCGCCACAAAGAACAGCTTGCTCGCCAAACAAATCTGTTTCAGTTTCATCTTTAAATGTTGTCTCGATAATGCCGGTTCTACCGCCACCTATACCGCAAGCATAGCTTAGAGCGATCTCTTTAGCCTTTCCGCTTGCATTTTGCTCAACAGCGATAAGATCAGGTATACCTCCGCCTCTTACGAATTCGCTTCTAACTGTGTGTCCTGGAGCCTTTGGAGCGATCATGATGACGTCTATATTTGCTGGGGCTTTGATTTGACCAAAATGCACATTAAATCCATGCCCAAATGCGATAGCAGCGTGATCTTTTAAATTTGGCTCGATCTCATTTTTATAAATTTCTGCTTGAAGCTCATCTGGAGTTAAAATCATAACCACATCAGCGCCCTTTGTAGCTTCGCTTACAGTTTTTACCTCAAAGCCTTTTGCTTCAGCCTTTGCCCAGCTTTTGCCACCTTTTGAAAGACCAATTACAACGTTTACACCGTTATCTCTTAAATTTTCAGCATGTGCATGACCTTGTGAACCAAAGCCAATGATTGCTACTTTTTTACTTTGAATAAGGCTTAAATCGCAGTCTTTATCATAATAAACATTTATAGCCATTGTTACTCCTATTATTAAAATTTGGCAAAATTATAACTTTAGCCAGCAAAAATTCGGCTGAAATATATAGAAACTCTTTTTAAGTTTTATGATAATTTATTTTGATAAAATACGCTGAAATTTCAAAAAAAGAGATAACTCAATGAATGAATCAGTTTTTAAAAAAATCAAAGCACTTCCACCATTAGATGACACAGTTATACAAATTCAACGCTTACATGCGGATGAAAATAGCTCAATAAGTGATCTTACAAAAGTGGTCGAAAAGGATCCGATGCTAACAGCAAATATCTTGCGTTCAGCAAACTCTCCACTTTATGGGTTTTCTCAAGAGATCACAACCATCGCAAGAGCTATTTCTCTTTTTGGTATGGCTACTATTCGAGGTTTTGCGCTTTCAAGTACGATTAAAAAGAGTTTTTCTATAAATTTAGAGCCTTATGGCATTACTACACAAGATTTTTTAAATATCTCGATAATACAAAATGCACTGATGTACAATTGGCATTCTAAAGTTAATCCTAAAAGCCTAGAAATTCTCTCTCCAGCTTCATTTATGCTTGAGATTGGCAAGATAGTTCTTGCTCACGAATTAGCCGAAAATAAACAAGACGTCGAATTTAGAGAAAAACTTAAAAATATATCTAGCCCAATTGATCTTGCCCTATTTGAAACAGAAATTTTAGATATGTCAAATGAAGAAGTTACGGCTAAAATTTTTGAACAATGGAACCTTGAGACAGAGCTTAGCAGCTCGATACTCTATTCAAATAATCCAGAAGAGGCACCAGATCATATAAAAGATTACGCAAAAGCCCTAAAAGTGATAAAAACGGCTGTAAATATCTTTAATCAACTTGATGATATAAGCATACAAAATACTCTACCTCTTCTTGACGAATACGGCTTTGGGCATGATACGTTTTTAATGGCTGTCGCTAAAGTCAAAGATAATTTGTGAAAGAATTTCTAACCTCACTACTAGTTGGCATCAAGGAAAAAGAAGTTTCAAACGAAGATAAAGAGATTTTACGAAATCTCTTAAATCTTGGTGCCGTAAGCTCTCATAAAGATAAATTTTACCTAAACAATGGCTACGTCTGTGGCAAGCTAGACATCAGCCAAAACGCAACTGGCTTTATCATGCCATTTGATAAACGCTTCAAGCAAGACATCATCGTAGAAAATAAAAATTTAAACAACTCACACCTTGGTGACATTGTGTTAGCAAAGCTTTTGCCACTTAAGAAAAAACGCCAAAGTGCTAAGATAGTGATGAGCCTAAAGCTTGCAAATGAGACAAGCGTGGTCTATACAAAACGCTTTGGAGTAGCTATTTTAGGGGTAAACTTAAAAACTGGACTAAGCACTACCTTAAAAGCGACGCAAAAAAGCCTAAAGATGCTTCCTCTTGGGACGCTGCTTAAGATAAACAACCTAAACAACGAGATAGTCGAGGTTTTAGGAAATTTAGAAGATCCGCTAAGTGATGAGAAAATTTCGCTTGCTATTTATAATAAAAACGATAAATTTAGCGAGGCTTGCGAGCTTGAGGCAAAGGCTTTTGGCGATGAAGTCGATGCTAGTATGTATCCAAACAGAGTTGATCTAAGAAATTTAGAGTTTTGTACGATCGATCCAGTCGACGCCAAAGACTTTGACGATGCCATATATTTTGATGAAAAAAAGCGCGAAATTTACGTTGCTATCGCTGATGTAAGCGAGTATGTGACCGCATATAGCGCCATTGATAGCGAGGCTAAAAAAAGAGGCTTTTCAATCTACTTTCCGCACATTTCAGTACCGATGTTGCCACGTGCGCTTAGTGAAAATATCTGCTCACTAAAGCCAGATGTGCCTCGTCTTGCATTTTGTTTTAAAATTTCACTTGATGCGAATAATGAGGTAAAAAAAGAGGAGCTTTTTGAGTCGATCATCCTTTCAAAAAGGCGCTTTAACTACGACGAGATCGATGAAATTTTAGAAGACAAAAGAGAGTGTGAAATTTCATGGATCAAGCCACTTTTTAAACTCACCACAAAGCTTCGCAAAAAAAGGCTTTTGCACGCATTTGACTTTAGGACAAAAGAGCTGAGAATGAGCCTTGATGAAGAGGGTCAAATTTTACAAACTAGATTTGAAAGTGACTCCGACTCACATAGACTAGTCGAGGACTGCATGCTTTTAGCAAATAAAGCTGCCGCAAAGCTCATCACAAAGGGCGTTTTTAGAAACCACGCTTCGCCTGATTTTAAAAAGATAGATACCTTGCTTGAAGACTTGCAGCTTTTAGGGCTTGACTTTACTTATGAAAACGATCTTGCAAATTTAATAAGAAAAATACAGCTAAAAGCCGATGAGCTTGGTAACCGCGAAGAGATAGATAAGCTCATCATCAAGTCACAAAAAAAGGCTGAATACTCAAGTGAAAATTTAGGCCACTTTGGGCTTGGATTTGATAGATACACGCACTTTACAAGCCCTATTAGACGCTATTCTGATCTCATTTTACATAGGCTCTTAAAGGCTAAAATTTCAAAAGATGACAAGCTTTACAACTTTTTGCTTTTAAACATCCAAAGCACCTGCGCAAATTTAAGCGAGCTTGAAAGAGAAGCTGACAAGGTAGCCTACGACTTTATGGATAGGAAATTTGCACGCTGGGCAGCCGCAAACATCGGCAAAGAGGTGCGCTGCTATGTGAGCGAAAACCAAAATGTCTTGGTTGCTAAGCTTGATGATCATTTTGTCGGAGCTAGGATTTTCATAACTGGATACAGCGCAAATTTACTTCAAAAGCTCATCGTAAAGATCACAGAGGCCGACATCGCGAGTGCTAAAATTTTTGCAAAAGTGGTAAGAAAGATCAATGTATAGAAAAGATTTGGAGCTAAATTTAGCAAATGCAAATTTAAGCAACTACTTCTTGCTTTTTGGGGCGGACGAGTTTCAGATAGAACTTTTTGGTAAGGAAATTTTGAGCTTTTATTCAAGTGAAGACGCAAATTTATTAAGCCTTTATTTTGATGAGTACAACTACGCGCAGGCAAGCTCTCACCTAAGCGAGCAGTCGCTTTTTGGCGGTAAAAATATCCTCTATGTAAAAAGCGACAAAAAGATCCCAGCAAAAGAGCTAAAAGAGCTTATCTCGCTTTGCTCAAAAAGCCAGAATAACTACTTTTTATTTGAGCTTTATGAGTCCGATATGAAACTAGTTTTTGATACGCAAAAGGCTTTTGGGACAAATTTTGCTAGATTTTTCAAGCCCTCAACTCCAGATGAAGCAATAAATTTACTAGCTAAAAGCTCAGCCAAAATAGGCCTAAACATAACCAAAAACGCACTTTATGAGCTTTACTTTACACATAATGAAAATTTATACCTTGCAGCAAGCGAGCTAACAAAGTTAAAGAGCCTAAACACCCACATCGAACAAGATGATGTAAAAAGGCTGGTTTTTGGACTTGGTGGGATAAATTTTGATGACTTTTTCAATAAATTTATGGCACTAAAAGATATAAAAAATGACTTTTTTACCTATCTAGAAGATCCAAATTTTAATGAAATTTTATTTCTAAACTCGCTTTACAAAGCATTTTTTAGGCTATTTAAAATTTACTCTTACATTAAGATAAATGGTCGATTGAATTTAGATGAGGCAATCGGTTATCAACCGCCTGTAAATGTCGCAAATTTATTAAAAGCAAATAGCTTAAAACTAAATTTAAATATCTATTTGGAGATATTTAAAACGCTAAATTTAGCCGAGTTAGAGCTAAAAACAAACACAAAAATGGATAAAGAAATTTTTGTATTATCAACCATTTTAAATTTACAACATCTCATATCAACAGCAAATATTAAGTAACTTTAAGCTAAAATCCACCCTTGCTTAAAGCAAAATCCTTGCTCACAAAGTGAGCTAAATATCCATAAGGAGAAGAAATGAAACATTACGAGCTTTTATTTATTCTTAAGCCGACACTAACGGAAGAGGAAGTTAAAGCTAGGGTTGACTTTGTAAAAGAAGTCATAACAAAAAATGGTGGCGAGATCGCTACTGTCGTTGAGATGGGCACTAGAAAACTAGCTTATACCATCAAAAAATATGAG
This DNA window, taken from Campylobacter concisus, encodes the following:
- a CDS encoding divergent polysaccharide deacetylase family protein, coding for MSEKKTTKKRPTKKSVGRSNNKTYLGIGIIAAILIIALSVALSIKNNGAEQISKANEPKIEKQISKKAELKVASKEKKQEYEKRKYPLKFDEDENLSKIFTDPKHKSELALNSKVEPKEQKKIAEVKSEAKKEEIKKEQNDTKNLLASYKNTEPSVIENEQKIEPFYSSKIEQKTELKPQNFEVKVDQNKSTEIEKKEKFKNENIKVEPAKKAENLTTKKIEKTKYEEKNIKKDSFEAVPFTPNASIKGRAKLVIIIDDVATFEHASMIKSLGLKITPSIFPATKTHPDTPNIARTFEFYMIHLPMQAKHFDSPEIGTLTINESFESMHEKIKKIRKDFPRAKYTNNHTGSRFTSDFDAMDKAYRALIEQGFVFVDSKTIAQTAVARAAKKHNQPYISRDIFLDDDPSASAVRRELVAAVNLAKKRGYAIAIGHPKKNTISVIKESKNNLLKDVDVVYLKDIL
- a CDS encoding RNB domain-containing ribonuclease, producing MKEFLTSLLVGIKEKEVSNEDKEILRNLLNLGAVSSHKDKFYLNNGYVCGKLDISQNATGFIMPFDKRFKQDIIVENKNLNNSHLGDIVLAKLLPLKKKRQSAKIVMSLKLANETSVVYTKRFGVAILGVNLKTGLSTTLKATQKSLKMLPLGTLLKINNLNNEIVEVLGNLEDPLSDEKISLAIYNKNDKFSEACELEAKAFGDEVDASMYPNRVDLRNLEFCTIDPVDAKDFDDAIYFDEKKREIYVAIADVSEYVTAYSAIDSEAKKRGFSIYFPHISVPMLPRALSENICSLKPDVPRLAFCFKISLDANNEVKKEELFESIILSKRRFNYDEIDEILEDKRECEISWIKPLFKLTTKLRKKRLLHAFDFRTKELRMSLDEEGQILQTRFESDSDSHRLVEDCMLLANKAAAKLITKGVFRNHASPDFKKIDTLLEDLQLLGLDFTYENDLANLIRKIQLKADELGNREEIDKLIIKSQKKAEYSSENLGHFGLGFDRYTHFTSPIRRYSDLILHRLLKAKISKDDKLYNFLLLNIQSTCANLSELEREADKVAYDFMDRKFARWAAANIGKEVRCYVSENQNVLVAKLDDHFVGARIFITGYSANLLQKLIVKITEADIASAKIFAKVVRKINV
- the ruvX gene encoding Holliday junction resolvase RuvX, with product MREKFMAIDVGLKRIGLAFGFGEIVTPLEPVLRKNRNQAARDVSQKVNEYAPDTLVVGVPIGGSSEDEMRRRIEHFVSLLDVKANIVYQDEAFSSSEASEIYTNTRRDGRLDSISATIILKRYLGIN
- the ilvC gene encoding ketol-acid reductoisomerase; the encoded protein is MAINVYYDKDCDLSLIQSKKVAIIGFGSQGHAHAENLRDNGVNVVIGLSKGGKSWAKAEAKGFEVKTVSEATKGADVVMILTPDELQAEIYKNEIEPNLKDHAAIAFGHGFNVHFGQIKAPANIDVIMIAPKAPGHTVRSEFVRGGGIPDLIAVEQNASGKAKEIALSYACGIGGGRTGIIETTFKDETETDLFGEQAVLCGGLCALVNAGFDTLVEAGYEPEMAYFECLHELKLIVDLMYQGGMADMRYSISNTAEYGDYVSGVRVVGEESRKAMKEVLKEIQNGKFAKDFILERKAGYVRMNAERGIAERSLLNQTGKKLRAMMPWITNGKLIDQNKN
- a CDS encoding DNA-processing protein DprA; translated protein: MRLDFIPEPLNRLKNPPKQLNFIGDTSLLSLPKIAVVGSRKANVYTKECVTALCTALKSANICVVSGGAIGVDIAAHKAAMPRTIGIFASGLDTIYPSQNKVAINEIYTKALALSEYDEGEPPLAYRFLERNRIVVGLCEALVVAQADLKSGSMQSARLANELKIPVYVLPQRMGESDGTNFLLANKKAELIDDYHKFASLFGEIKEQEKTSDEILKFCKNGVSLDEVLAKFGDIIYEYELEGLVEISNLRVKSLL
- the holA gene encoding DNA polymerase III subunit delta: MYRKDLELNLANANLSNYFLLFGADEFQIELFGKEILSFYSSEDANLLSLYFDEYNYAQASSHLSEQSLFGGKNILYVKSDKKIPAKELKELISLCSKSQNNYFLFELYESDMKLVFDTQKAFGTNFARFFKPSTPDEAINLLAKSSAKIGLNITKNALYELYFTHNENLYLAASELTKLKSLNTHIEQDDVKRLVFGLGGINFDDFFNKFMALKDIKNDFFTYLEDPNFNEILFLNSLYKAFFRLFKIYSYIKINGRLNLDEAIGYQPPVNVANLLKANSLKLNLNIYLEIFKTLNLAELELKTNTKMDKEIFVLSTILNLQHLISTANIK
- a CDS encoding HDOD domain-containing protein, translating into MNESVFKKIKALPPLDDTVIQIQRLHADENSSISDLTKVVEKDPMLTANILRSANSPLYGFSQEITTIARAISLFGMATIRGFALSSTIKKSFSINLEPYGITTQDFLNISIIQNALMYNWHSKVNPKSLEILSPASFMLEIGKIVLAHELAENKQDVEFREKLKNISSPIDLALFETEILDMSNEEVTAKIFEQWNLETELSSSILYSNNPEEAPDHIKDYAKALKVIKTAVNIFNQLDDISIQNTLPLLDEYGFGHDTFLMAVAKVKDNL